In Leptidea sinapis chromosome 28, ilLepSina1.1, whole genome shotgun sequence, a single genomic region encodes these proteins:
- the LOC126973031 gene encoding uncharacterized protein LOC126973031 — MLLKIQWHFLLLSTLQITSAEHKIIVKLDPEVIIKSLISESSLKYLQKFADVFAEKVAQRLIGGVMDKDREHMNYQDKEKQSANQSNDKAIHRITLNEEEALTLLEKPSPDGDNLNINTSFEVSKEEGKSKKNIPVYSLMKVNGKYVRRFLGLI, encoded by the exons atgttattaaaaattcaatGGCATTTCCTTCTGCTATCCACATTGCAAATTACGAGCGCCgaacataaaataattgtaaaactgGATCCCgaagttataataaaatctcTTATATCTGAGTCATCGTTGAAGTATCTGCAAAAATTTGCCGATGTTTTTGCTGAAAAAGTTGCTCAAAGATTAATTGGTGGCGTAATGGATAAGGACCGGGAACACATGAATTATCAAGATAAAGAGAA GCAATCTGCTAATCAAAGTAACGACAAGGCAATTCACAGAATCACACTAAACGAGGAAGAGGCTTTAACATTACTAGAGAAGCCATCACCTGATGGTGATAACTTGAATATTAATACATCCTTTGAAGTATCTAAAGAAGAGGGTAAATCTAAGAAGAATATTCCTGTATACAGTCTCATGAAAGTTAATGGAAAATATGTTAGAAGATTCTTGGGACTTATATAA